From the Opitutaceae bacterium genome, one window contains:
- a CDS encoding ABC transporter permease, with product MRHYFTVVSHEVRMLLVNPFTYVAAVLFLGVTGFMFTDLLEEYTRAPQELSPANGFFQMFWLPVIFMVPLLTMKTIADERRSGTLETLLTTPVSTVEVVLGKFTASYLLYLMLWLATSAFFLVLSRFPVDPRFFATGPLIGGYLFMAVSGLFFVGVGIFTSSLSRSQPVAGILSSTLLIGLIIGSNLVNGLEVFNHSSLQPFREILSYAQVFDHLQDFTRGIVDTRHVLFYLSGSCVTLILSVLSIEAKIIHS from the coding sequence ATGCGCCATTACTTTACTGTCGTCAGCCATGAAGTCCGGATGCTGCTGGTGAACCCGTTCACCTACGTCGCGGCCGTCCTCTTTCTTGGCGTTACGGGATTCATGTTCACCGACCTCCTGGAGGAATACACACGCGCTCCCCAGGAGCTTTCGCCCGCAAACGGCTTCTTCCAGATGTTCTGGCTTCCGGTGATCTTCATGGTCCCGCTGCTCACGATGAAGACCATCGCTGACGAGCGCCGCAGCGGCACGCTCGAAACCCTGTTGACCACACCGGTATCGACCGTGGAGGTCGTCTTGGGGAAATTCACCGCCTCTTACCTCCTTTACCTGATGCTCTGGCTCGCCACCTCGGCTTTCTTCCTCGTGCTGAGCCGGTTTCCAGTCGACCCGCGTTTCTTCGCGACCGGACCGTTGATCGGCGGGTACCTCTTCATGGCGGTGTCCGGCCTCTTCTTCGTTGGCGTGGGAATCTTCACCAGCTCACTGTCGCGAAGCCAGCCCGTCGCCGGGATTTTGAGTTCAACCCTCCTGATCGGCCTCATCATCGGAAGCAACCTAGTCAATGGCCTTGAGGTGTTCAATCACAGCTCCCTCCAGCCGTTTCGTGAGATCCTTTCATACGCGCAGGTCTTCGATCATCTTCAGGACTTTACACGCGGAATCGTTGATACGCGCCACGTCCTCTTCTACCTGAGCGGCTCTTGCGTGACCCTCATCCTCAGCGTCCTCTCCATTGAGGCCAAGATCATCCACAGCTGA
- the nadC gene encoding carboxylating nicotinate-nucleotide diphosphorylase, whose product MSETPQVNRIDMLVRRLSWAELDTAYLRRLIELARDEDLEGLGLANRPSAAGDRSTDAVASAPREATAFLVARQPMTICGLNLVPLILSAYGGQVQFQPRYTDGKRAEKGAVLATLSGSPRVMLSAERVILNFLQRLSGISTLTTSYVNALGASRTRLLDTRKTTPGWRMLEKYAVGCGGGWNHRLGLFDRVMLKDNHLALLGSAGDLAAAVARARKAAPELPVEVEVDRVDQLAAVLGAGADVILLDNFSDEDLRVAVHRVAGRAFTEASGGITIESLPRLGNIGLDFISTGALVHKSTWVDIGLDWQT is encoded by the coding sequence GTGTCAGAAACCCCGCAGGTAAACCGCATCGACATGCTTGTCCGCCGCCTCTCCTGGGCGGAACTGGATACGGCCTACCTCCGTCGGTTAATTGAACTCGCGAGGGACGAGGATCTGGAGGGGCTGGGACTCGCCAACAGGCCATCCGCCGCAGGCGATCGCTCCACGGACGCCGTGGCCTCCGCCCCGCGTGAGGCGACAGCCTTTTTGGTCGCGCGCCAACCGATGACGATTTGCGGCCTCAACCTCGTACCGCTGATCCTCAGCGCTTACGGCGGTCAGGTGCAGTTCCAGCCGAGGTACACCGATGGAAAACGAGCCGAGAAAGGGGCGGTCCTAGCCACACTCTCCGGGTCGCCGAGGGTGATGCTGTCGGCAGAGCGGGTGATCCTGAACTTCCTTCAGCGCCTCTCCGGCATTTCGACGCTCACGACAAGCTACGTGAATGCGCTCGGGGCGTCGCGTACCCGCCTTCTGGATACACGCAAAACCACCCCAGGCTGGCGAATGCTCGAAAAGTATGCCGTGGGATGCGGCGGCGGCTGGAACCACCGCCTTGGCCTCTTCGACCGCGTGATGCTGAAGGACAACCACCTCGCGCTTCTCGGCTCGGCCGGAGACCTCGCGGCGGCGGTCGCCCGCGCGCGCAAAGCCGCACCCGAGCTGCCCGTCGAAGTGGAGGTGGATCGCGTCGACCAACTGGCGGCGGTGCTTGGCGCGGGAGCTGACGTGATCCTGCTCGACAATTTTTCAGACGAGGACCTGCGTGTCGCGGTGCACCGTGTGGCGGGACGAGCCTTTACCGAGGCGAGTGGCGGCATCACGATAGAGTCCCTGCCCCGGTTGGGGAATATTGGACTCGACTTCATTTCGACCGGCGCCCTGGTGCACAAGAGCACCTGGGTCGACATCGGGCTCGACTGGCAAACATGA
- a CDS encoding biotin--[acetyl-CoA-carboxylase] ligase, whose product MNEAEKEVHHVNPTRTKILALLLEAEGGVVSGSAMADHLGISRVAIWQHMNHLREDGFEFEATRSQGYKLTAKPLGLQANLIAAHLHARKLPYTLALHEEIDSTNDETTRRLAAGEADPVVIIARRQTRGRGRFGRTWHSEDTGNLHISFGFRPLLPHARMQTFTLWMGVTVCDLIASYTRLQPGLKWPNDILFDGRKAGGMLTEARGDADQVRDLVFGLGLNLNGDSRGWPDNLSQRAVSLAEHARSPLEANRFTAALIGRVLDAYSQFVRGDHLDALADHWQRFDVLRGREIAVLQGSHRIVGTATGIDAEGALLLRTELRKTERFLAGEVTLEKQPL is encoded by the coding sequence ATGAACGAAGCGGAAAAGGAAGTTCACCACGTCAACCCCACAAGGACCAAGATCCTTGCCCTGCTCCTTGAGGCCGAGGGCGGTGTCGTCTCGGGATCCGCGATGGCGGATCACCTCGGCATCAGCCGTGTCGCGATCTGGCAGCACATGAACCACCTGAGGGAAGATGGGTTCGAATTCGAGGCGACGCGTTCCCAAGGCTACAAGCTGACCGCGAAGCCTCTCGGGCTACAGGCGAACCTGATCGCGGCGCACCTGCACGCCCGCAAACTCCCGTACACCCTGGCGCTGCACGAGGAAATCGACAGCACCAACGATGAGACCACCCGCAGGCTCGCGGCAGGCGAGGCCGACCCGGTTGTCATCATTGCCCGGCGCCAGACACGGGGACGCGGGCGCTTCGGCCGCACGTGGCACAGCGAGGACACAGGCAATCTTCACATCAGTTTTGGGTTCCGCCCCCTCCTCCCCCATGCGCGCATGCAAACGTTCACGCTTTGGATGGGCGTGACTGTCTGCGACCTCATTGCCTCCTACACCCGGCTCCAGCCGGGACTAAAGTGGCCCAACGACATCCTTTTCGACGGCCGCAAGGCCGGGGGGATGCTCACGGAGGCCCGCGGCGACGCAGACCAGGTCCGCGACCTCGTCTTCGGCCTTGGCCTCAACCTCAACGGCGACAGCCGGGGTTGGCCCGACAATCTCTCGCAACGGGCGGTGAGCCTCGCGGAACACGCACGGAGCCCGCTCGAGGCCAACCGTTTCACCGCTGCCCTGATCGGACGCGTGCTTGACGCCTACAGCCAATTCGTGAGGGGTGACCACCTCGATGCCCTCGCGGACCACTGGCAGCGGTTCGACGTCCTTCGGGGACGCGAGATCGCGGTCCTGCAGGGCTCTCATCGCATCGTCGGTACGGCGACCGGCATCGATGCCGAAGGCGCCCTCCTGCTCCGCACGGAGTTGCGCAAGACCGAACGTTTCCTCGCGGGCGAGGTCACCCTCGAAAAGCAGCCTCTCTGA
- a CDS encoding beta-ketoacyl-ACP synthase 3: MDKFLIDVPVPSMGATVSELTVIDIAVASGAVVTKGQKLAELESDKSVFEFESPCDGTVVEVVGRAGDILQSGAPFLRIETGDESLLHLRSQGGYAAKAAPPAAARVDSPASKAVSSIAAPAPKAPPAPAPAASKAGGLQWTPRALKLAQDAGLDTNAVEGLEATGPGGRVSGDDVARYLERRQASAAAAPCPKSHGAETAKVDRACETVRIAGVGYAVPKNVRPTSEILKAFPGRTEEEMVKLTGIKERRYAGPDETATALAATAARHALRQANLSPETIDGIIMATILPDQPVPSMASALARELGCHKAFAFDLNAACSGWLFALETGRSLVLSGAGQRVLVVTAELTSRILNPNDYETAFLLGDGAGAALLTTDADGHRLHRLGMSGDARQFEAIQRRGGGATRPFPHPSGSDQADFYLQIDGAAVFKSAVIAFADQIEQTLARHQLKPEDIAWIVPHQANERILRAVGKRVGIPYEKFVVTIAKYGNTSAASVSMALGWAAEEGIFSSGDRIIFCSVGGGLTFSGGLLVW, from the coding sequence ATGGACAAATTCTTGATCGATGTACCGGTGCCGTCCATGGGCGCCACCGTCAGTGAACTCACCGTGATCGACATCGCCGTGGCCTCAGGCGCGGTGGTGACCAAGGGTCAGAAGCTCGCGGAGCTCGAAAGCGACAAGTCGGTTTTCGAGTTTGAGAGCCCCTGCGACGGCACGGTCGTCGAAGTGGTGGGGCGGGCGGGAGACATCCTCCAATCGGGCGCACCGTTCCTGCGTATCGAGACCGGTGACGAGTCGCTGTTGCACTTGCGATCACAGGGTGGTTACGCCGCAAAGGCGGCGCCTCCCGCAGCTGCGCGCGTCGATTCGCCCGCTTCCAAGGCCGTTTCCTCAATTGCTGCGCCCGCGCCCAAGGCACCTCCGGCTCCAGCACCGGCGGCGTCCAAGGCCGGTGGCCTTCAATGGACCCCACGCGCACTGAAGCTGGCACAGGATGCGGGGCTCGACACCAATGCTGTTGAGGGTCTCGAGGCGACCGGGCCCGGGGGCCGCGTCTCGGGCGACGACGTCGCGCGTTATCTCGAACGTCGCCAAGCCTCGGCTGCTGCCGCTCCTTGTCCAAAGTCTCACGGAGCTGAGACCGCGAAGGTTGACCGCGCCTGCGAGACGGTCCGCATCGCCGGGGTGGGGTACGCCGTTCCCAAGAACGTCCGCCCTACAAGCGAGATCCTCAAGGCATTCCCGGGTCGCACCGAGGAAGAAATGGTCAAACTGACGGGGATCAAGGAACGGCGCTACGCCGGCCCGGATGAGACCGCGACGGCCCTCGCCGCCACCGCCGCCAGGCACGCCTTGCGCCAGGCGAACCTCTCCCCGGAGACGATCGATGGCATCATCATGGCCACGATCCTTCCCGATCAACCGGTGCCGTCGATGGCAAGCGCCCTGGCCCGCGAATTGGGCTGCCACAAGGCCTTTGCCTTCGACCTGAATGCCGCGTGTTCGGGGTGGCTCTTCGCTTTGGAGACCGGGCGCTCGCTCGTTCTTTCCGGAGCGGGCCAACGTGTGCTGGTGGTCACAGCGGAGCTGACCTCGCGCATTCTCAACCCCAACGATTACGAGACTGCATTCCTCCTGGGCGACGGTGCGGGCGCAGCGCTCCTCACGACGGATGCCGACGGGCATCGCCTGCACCGACTCGGCATGTCCGGCGACGCCCGTCAGTTCGAAGCCATCCAGCGCCGCGGTGGCGGAGCCACCCGTCCTTTCCCTCATCCCTCCGGAAGCGATCAGGCCGACTTTTACCTCCAGATCGACGGGGCTGCGGTGTTTAAGAGCGCCGTAATCGCCTTTGCAGACCAGATCGAGCAAACCTTGGCGCGGCATCAGTTAAAACCCGAGGACATCGCGTGGATCGTTCCCCATCAGGCCAATGAGCGCATCCTTCGCGCAGTGGGGAAACGGGTGGGCATCCCGTATGAGAAGTTCGTCGTCACCATTGCCAAGTATGGCAACACCTCTGCTGCAAGTGTTTCGATGGCGCTGGGCTGGGCCGCGGAAGAAGGTATCTTTTCTTCCGGTGACCGAATCATCTTCTGCAGCGTCGGAGGCGGCCTGACGTTTTCTGGCGGGCTCCTCGTGTGGTGA
- a CDS encoding glutamate-5-semialdehyde dehydrogenase codes for MGEFAFPLGRPSPNLVRVFCLQGGQTARSMSADLAALVTTLAQRARQASFVLATVPTATKDDALRNLASKIDSCHDRLLAANQLDLAAARENGLSPAQVDRLTLTAARLTQLADSVRQVATLPDPVGELLEETTRPNGLRIRRVRVPIGVIGIIYEARPNVTVDCAVLCLKSGNASILRGGKEIFNTNTALAALIGEALAEAGLPADAVQLIPTTDRAALNTLLKLDSLVHCIIPRGGESLIRFVAENSTIPVIKHFNGICFVYVDAGADLAMAEQIVVNAKTSRVSVCNAAEQLLVHRAVAVEALPRLARALRAKDVQLRCDAESLAILKSAGIDATVASEADYRTEFLDYVLAIRVTGGVEEAIATINRDGSNHSDAIITRDEGTARRFLAGVDSAAVFWNASTRFNDGFEFGFGAEIGISTDRLHARGPMGLRELCSYKFLVEGTGQTRG; via the coding sequence ATGGGGGAATTTGCCTTTCCCCTCGGGCGCCCTTCACCCAATTTAGTGCGTGTATTTTGTCTCCAGGGTGGGCAAACTGCGCGTTCAATGTCCGCAGATCTTGCCGCTCTCGTCACGACCCTCGCCCAGCGAGCCCGCCAGGCTTCGTTTGTCCTCGCGACCGTGCCGACGGCGACCAAGGACGATGCTCTGCGAAATCTCGCTTCAAAGATCGACTCCTGCCACGATCGTCTCCTCGCCGCCAACCAACTTGATCTGGCGGCGGCGCGGGAAAATGGCCTGTCCCCGGCGCAGGTGGATCGCCTCACGCTCACCGCTGCGCGGCTTACCCAACTCGCTGACAGCGTTCGTCAAGTGGCGACTTTGCCCGATCCGGTGGGTGAACTTCTCGAGGAGACCACCCGTCCCAACGGGCTGCGCATCCGTCGCGTTCGCGTTCCGATAGGCGTCATTGGGATCATCTATGAGGCCCGCCCGAACGTGACGGTCGATTGTGCGGTCCTTTGCCTGAAGAGCGGAAACGCCTCCATTCTCCGTGGGGGGAAGGAAATTTTCAACACCAACACCGCTTTGGCGGCATTGATCGGCGAGGCCCTGGCCGAGGCTGGCTTGCCCGCGGATGCCGTGCAGTTGATTCCCACGACCGACCGTGCGGCCCTGAACACGTTGCTCAAGCTCGATTCGCTGGTTCATTGCATCATCCCCCGGGGTGGCGAGAGCCTGATAAGATTCGTCGCCGAGAATTCAACCATCCCGGTTATCAAGCATTTCAACGGCATCTGCTTCGTCTATGTCGATGCAGGTGCCGACCTGGCCATGGCGGAACAGATCGTTGTGAACGCGAAGACGTCGCGGGTGTCGGTCTGCAATGCTGCGGAGCAACTGCTGGTGCATCGTGCCGTCGCCGTCGAGGCTCTCCCGCGGCTCGCCCGTGCGCTGAGGGCGAAGGACGTGCAGCTCCGTTGTGACGCGGAGTCACTAGCCATCCTTAAATCCGCCGGGATCGACGCCACCGTCGCGAGCGAAGCCGATTATCGAACCGAGTTTTTGGACTACGTCCTTGCCATCCGCGTGACCGGCGGCGTCGAGGAGGCGATCGCCACGATCAATCGCGATGGATCGAATCACAGTGACGCGATCATCACAAGGGATGAGGGCACAGCACGCAGGTTCCTCGCCGGGGTCGACAGCGCAGCCGTGTTTTGGAACGCCTCGACCCGCTTCAATGATGGCTTCGAGTTCGGATTCGGGGCAGAGATCGGGATCAGCACCGACCGGCTCCACGCACGCGGGCCCATGGGTTTGCGAGAATTGTGCAGCTACAAGTTTCTTGTTGAAGGCACCGGACAGACACGCGGCTGA
- a CDS encoding RsmE family RNA methyltransferase gives MGDFRAFGKPASVQEPVVILSRDETHHLCVVNRARVNDTVIVFNGEGREWKCRLTGTAKVGATLQVEHVLPGLALPFRVSLAQALPKGQGMDGIVRKATEIGARRVLPLSSERSQVHLDEARGERKHDKWVTAAVEAAKQCGNPWVPEIEPLVSLSTFLEEAPSRFDLRLVASLHPGARRLDQVLASRSTAPREAVWLVGPEGDLSPAEVERAVAVGFQPVTLGPLVLRCETAATYALSVLSHEWTARWA, from the coding sequence ATGGGTGACTTCCGCGCGTTCGGCAAACCGGCTTCGGTGCAGGAACCGGTCGTCATTCTGTCGCGCGATGAGACTCACCACCTCTGCGTGGTCAACCGGGCGCGTGTCAACGACACCGTCATTGTTTTCAACGGCGAGGGCAGGGAATGGAAATGCCGCCTCACGGGCACCGCAAAGGTGGGTGCCACGCTGCAGGTGGAACACGTTTTGCCGGGGCTGGCTCTTCCTTTCCGTGTCTCACTCGCACAGGCATTGCCCAAGGGGCAGGGGATGGACGGCATTGTGCGCAAAGCCACCGAGATCGGAGCGCGTCGCGTGCTCCCCCTTTCCAGTGAACGTTCACAGGTGCACCTCGACGAGGCGCGTGGCGAGCGAAAGCATGACAAGTGGGTCACGGCAGCCGTGGAGGCTGCCAAGCAGTGCGGCAATCCTTGGGTGCCTGAGATTGAGCCACTTGTTTCGCTCAGCACGTTCCTGGAGGAAGCCCCCAGCCGTTTTGACCTCAGGCTCGTCGCAAGCCTGCATCCCGGCGCCCGCCGACTTGATCAGGTGCTGGCTTCAAGGAGTACGGCTCCGCGCGAGGCTGTCTGGCTGGTCGGACCGGAAGGCGACCTGAGTCCTGCAGAGGTGGAACGCGCGGTCGCCGTTGGTTTTCAGCCAGTCACATTGGGACCCTTGGTTCTCAGATGCGAGACAGCTGCCACTTATGCCTTGAGCGTGCTGAGCCACGAATGGACAGCACGCTGGGCCTGA
- a CDS encoding ABC transporter ATP-binding protein → MTAPADTPAIEVEDLVKTYAGVTAVNKVSFTVKKGEILGFLGPNGAGKSTTMRILTGYLSATSGRVMLCGIPVATEPDRIKKLIGYMPENNPLPEDMRVSEYLNYRGRLKEIPRRKLSARIEEVLALCDLSRVRHRVIGQLSKGNKQRVGIADAVLAEPPVIIMDEPTIGLDPHQIQLVRDLIATLRGRMTVIISSHILPEIEMTCDRVLIINQGRVVAYGSPAELRREILGHSRYRVELAGPVEALEGLLTTIEPTIKLELQPSADNSEFATYLLKSATDRELGEAILHALVLDGRFRIREVSRDHPSLEDVFLAATRRTWEIVDPTKPKS, encoded by the coding sequence ATGACAGCTCCGGCAGACACCCCTGCAATCGAGGTGGAGGACCTGGTGAAGACCTATGCCGGTGTGACGGCGGTCAACAAGGTCAGCTTCACGGTCAAGAAGGGCGAGATCCTCGGATTTTTGGGCCCCAACGGCGCAGGCAAGAGCACCACGATGCGCATCCTGACCGGCTACCTCTCGGCCACCTCCGGGCGCGTGATGCTGTGCGGGATACCCGTGGCCACAGAGCCGGACCGCATCAAGAAGCTCATCGGCTACATGCCGGAGAACAACCCGCTTCCCGAGGATATGCGGGTGTCCGAGTACCTCAACTACCGGGGCAGGCTGAAGGAAATCCCGCGCCGGAAGCTCTCAGCCCGCATCGAAGAGGTGCTCGCCCTGTGCGACTTGAGCCGTGTGCGCCATCGGGTGATCGGCCAGCTTTCCAAAGGCAACAAACAGCGCGTCGGGATCGCCGACGCGGTGCTTGCCGAGCCACCGGTCATTATCATGGACGAGCCGACCATTGGCCTCGATCCGCACCAGATCCAGCTGGTCCGCGACCTGATCGCCACCCTGCGCGGACGCATGACCGTGATTATCTCAAGCCACATCCTGCCGGAAATCGAGATGACCTGCGACCGCGTGCTCATCATCAACCAAGGCCGCGTCGTGGCCTATGGTTCGCCTGCCGAGCTGCGCCGCGAGATCCTGGGTCATTCGCGCTACCGGGTAGAACTGGCCGGGCCGGTGGAAGCACTGGAAGGGCTCCTGACCACGATTGAGCCCACAATCAAACTGGAGCTCCAGCCGTCTGCGGATAACAGCGAGTTCGCCACCTACCTCCTCAAATCGGCGACCGACCGCGAACTTGGCGAGGCGATCCTCCATGCGCTCGTCCTGGACGGTCGATTCCGAATCAGGGAAGTAAGCCGTGATCACCCCAGCCTGGAGGATGTCTTCCTGGCGGCGACCCGCCGGACGTGGGAGATCGTCGACCCGACCAAGCCAAAATCCTAG
- a CDS encoding type III pantothenate kinase: MILCIDIGNTHCHFGLVGPEGCAEQLQVRTREIDDPQTGLAAHYTHLSSAADIRGIAFCSVVPAATSRLLALLEGRPWRVPVHHLTHKSRLGVAIHYPRPEEIGPDRLANAAGARALHPGASIVIDMGTAVTFDIVSLENGYEGGIIAPGVELMRRYLHEQTALLPLLDDSLAVSGMIGRSTREAMRIGTVVGFGGMIQALLERVLEELRARGEPMPAIIATGGTAEVLRRGVRLPFEERPDITLRGLERVWQLNEAQT; this comes from the coding sequence ATGATCCTTTGTATCGATATCGGCAATACACACTGCCATTTCGGGCTCGTTGGCCCCGAGGGTTGCGCCGAGCAACTGCAGGTGCGCACCCGTGAGATCGACGACCCGCAGACCGGGCTGGCGGCTCACTACACGCATCTCTCCTCCGCAGCCGACATTCGCGGCATCGCGTTCTGCTCCGTGGTGCCGGCCGCGACAAGCCGCCTTCTCGCCCTGCTCGAGGGAAGGCCGTGGCGGGTACCGGTGCACCACCTCACCCACAAATCCAGGCTTGGTGTCGCCATCCACTACCCGAGACCGGAGGAGATCGGCCCCGATCGCCTCGCCAACGCGGCGGGGGCGCGGGCGCTGCATCCCGGCGCATCGATCGTAATCGACATGGGCACCGCGGTCACCTTCGACATCGTGTCATTGGAAAATGGATACGAGGGCGGGATCATCGCGCCCGGGGTGGAGCTGATGCGCCGCTACCTGCATGAGCAGACGGCACTGCTTCCGCTGCTCGACGACTCGCTCGCCGTGAGCGGCATGATCGGCCGTTCCACGCGCGAGGCCATGCGGATTGGCACGGTTGTGGGCTTCGGGGGCATGATCCAGGCGCTGCTGGAGCGCGTGCTTGAGGAACTGCGGGCCCGCGGCGAGCCGATGCCGGCCATCATCGCCACCGGCGGCACAGCCGAGGTGCTGAGGCGCGGCGTGAGGCTGCCTTTTGAGGAACGCCCCGACATCACGTTGCGCGGCCTCGAGCGTGTCTGGCAACTCAACGAGGCACAAACATGA
- a CDS encoding GldG family protein, whose protein sequence is MTLITSFRAARWFRTANLAAQAVLLLTFFSGLNYLAVTYAWRFELSTLRRQALSAETQSYLRQLKAPVRVVVTLTKPSSEGEMSQVFRDVSELLRDYAYLSERNPAGRVTVEFLDVDRRPGDARQLNASPDTVLFLCGDRRREVQPAELYRFKDRQRVAFLGEQVFTSAILDVTSREQKRVYFLTGHGEYDLGSVSPARGLSVLRDALRERNLVVESLNLARERKIPEDAAVIVVAGPDNRVDSQEQELLRQYLANRAGRVLLLLKPGVPDTGLEDLLFEWGLVADNVWIQEPDPSGKTDANNLILRDFLPHPITQLFVDNALQVKFGAARSVRPNPSRPDSPGLNVARLVRTSAKAWGERDYMSLALARYATGFDLAGPLSVLSVAERTTARDNLPFSVPIGRLVAFGSSDFVTNGRIGELANLDLFFASLNWLADRDTQLNVPVRKIDRYQLALSAQQLRSLRLSLLFIAPAAAAMLGGIVYLTRRR, encoded by the coding sequence ATGACCCTGATCACTAGCTTCCGCGCCGCCCGCTGGTTCCGCACTGCGAACCTGGCAGCCCAGGCCGTCCTTCTCCTGACATTTTTCAGCGGTCTCAACTACCTGGCGGTGACCTACGCCTGGCGGTTTGAACTTTCCACGTTGAGGCGCCAGGCCCTGTCCGCGGAGACCCAGTCCTACCTGCGCCAGCTCAAGGCCCCCGTCCGCGTTGTCGTCACCCTGACGAAGCCGTCGAGCGAAGGAGAGATGTCGCAGGTGTTTCGCGATGTATCGGAGTTGCTTCGCGACTACGCGTACCTCAGCGAACGCAACCCCGCGGGCCGGGTGACGGTGGAATTTCTCGATGTCGACCGACGTCCCGGCGATGCACGGCAACTCAACGCCTCACCGGATACAGTCTTGTTCCTTTGCGGAGACCGGCGACGGGAGGTTCAGCCGGCGGAGCTGTACCGGTTCAAGGACCGGCAGCGGGTGGCATTCCTCGGGGAGCAGGTATTCACTTCCGCAATACTCGACGTGACCAGCCGCGAACAAAAGCGGGTGTATTTCCTCACCGGTCACGGCGAGTACGACCTGGGTAGCGTAAGTCCGGCAAGGGGGTTGTCGGTGCTTCGCGATGCGCTTCGTGAACGCAACCTGGTCGTCGAGTCCCTTAATCTGGCTCGCGAACGGAAGATCCCCGAGGATGCGGCCGTGATCGTGGTGGCCGGACCCGACAACCGCGTTGACAGTCAGGAGCAGGAACTCCTCCGGCAATACCTGGCAAACCGCGCAGGACGCGTTCTGCTTCTGTTGAAGCCAGGTGTGCCCGACACCGGGCTTGAAGATCTTCTCTTTGAATGGGGCCTGGTGGCGGACAATGTGTGGATCCAGGAACCGGATCCGTCCGGCAAGACCGACGCAAACAACCTCATCCTCCGCGATTTCCTGCCGCATCCGATCACGCAATTGTTCGTCGACAATGCCCTTCAGGTGAAATTCGGCGCGGCGCGATCGGTCCGTCCGAACCCCAGCCGCCCGGATTCGCCAGGGCTCAACGTGGCACGGCTGGTCCGGACCTCCGCAAAGGCGTGGGGAGAACGCGATTACATGAGCCTCGCCCTTGCCCGCTACGCCACGGGCTTCGACCTTGCGGGTCCGCTCAGCGTGTTGAGCGTCGCCGAACGCACAACGGCTCGCGACAACCTGCCCTTCAGTGTGCCGATCGGCCGACTGGTCGCGTTTGGCTCCTCGGATTTCGTCACCAATGGGCGCATCGGCGAGCTTGCCAACCTGGACCTGTTCTTTGCCTCCCTCAATTGGCTCGCCGATCGCGACACCCAGTTGAATGTTCCCGTGCGCAAGATCGATCGTTACCAACTCGCCTTGAGCGCCCAGCAGTTGCGAAGCCTCAGACTGTCCCTACTCTTCATCGCGCCCGCAGCCGCAGCCATGCTCGGCGGCATCGTTTACCTCACGCGACGCCGCTAA
- a CDS encoding helix-turn-helix domain-containing protein — translation MKAKHLSVSERSSYRRLEDVVGCKWSAAVVGALQRGITRPGKLERYIPGISTKVLTERLRRLQEYGLVTREDRSEAATLHVEYQLTPNGVRLAAIIEQLHALQAEHEAPTHEVAARIPARGMAKP, via the coding sequence ATGAAGGCCAAGCACCTTTCGGTTTCGGAACGCTCCTCCTACCGACGGCTAGAGGACGTGGTTGGTTGCAAGTGGTCGGCGGCGGTCGTGGGCGCCCTGCAGCGAGGGATCACCCGGCCGGGGAAGCTTGAACGCTACATCCCTGGCATCTCGACTAAGGTACTCACGGAGCGCCTCCGTCGCCTCCAGGAGTACGGGTTGGTCACCCGCGAGGACCGTTCCGAGGCCGCGACGCTGCATGTGGAGTATCAGCTGACACCGAATGGTGTGCGTCTCGCGGCGATCATTGAACAGCTCCATGCTCTCCAGGCAGAGCACGAGGCGCCGACTCACGAAGTGGCCGCGCGCATACCAGCCCGCGGAATGGCGAAGCCATGA